From the genome of Platichthys flesus chromosome 10, fPlaFle2.1, whole genome shotgun sequence:
CAACCGGAGCCAGGATGCGAAATGGGGACGAGTGCCGCCTTCTGGATTTTGGCTCATCagatcgccctctggtggtcaACTTTGGCTCAGCCACCTGACCCCCCTTCATCAGTCACCTGCCAGCTTTCCGACAGTTGGTGGAGGACTTTAGTGGTGTGGCTGACTTCCTGTTGGTGTACATTGACGAAGCTCATCCATCTGACGGCTGGGTGGCCCCTCCTATGGGCTCCTCCTCTTTCAATGTACGGAAGCACCAGAACTTGGAGGAGAGACTTGGAGCAGCGCGCCATCTCACTGAGCACTTCTCACTTCCACCACAGTGTCAGCTGGTGGCAGACTGCATGGACAATAACGCTAATGAGGCTTACGGTGTGTCCAATGAACGAGTGTGCATAGTGCAACAGAGAAAGATTGCCTACTTGGGTGGTAAGGGgccttttttttacaatctgaaGGATGTGCGGCAATGGCTGGAGCAGAGCTATGGTAAACGGTAGGTGTAACCAAGGACGAGTACAGAGGAGGATATTTCCTTATTTTTGAGTTGGGAAATAAGATGTCATTCGGTTTTATCCAAGCACAAAAAGGCTagaatttgcctttttttttacttttgaaataaGGCCAACTTTTCGCACACCAGTTTGTTCAATCTGATATGAACATGTCAAAACTTGTGCCACCTTGCATTGAGCTAGGGAGTGTATTGATTGGAAGCCTCATGAGAAGATGCTTCATCTGTATTTATGCCTGCTTTTGTTGGTTAATCATATTTTACATGATTTTCACT
Proteins encoded in this window:
- the dio2 gene encoding type II iodothyronine deiodinase encodes the protein MNTEFISEEIEGKMGMASEDLLVTLQILPGFFSNCLFLVLYDSVVLVKRVVALLSSSRSGGSGEWRRMLTSAGLRSIWNSFLLDAYKQVKLGCAAPNSKVVKVPDGPRCSNNISNVINVPTGARMRNGDECRLLDFGSSDRPLVVNFGSATUPPFISHLPAFRQLVEDFSGVADFLLVYIDEAHPSDGWVAPPMGSSSFNVRKHQNLEERLGAARHLTEHFSLPPQCQLVADCMDNNANEAYGVSNERVCIVQQRKIAYLGGKGPFFYNLKDVRQWLEQSYGKRKTLFQPRKFSCLVQQRRGRKD